One Rossellomorea marisflavi genomic region harbors:
- a CDS encoding EAL domain-containing protein, whose product MAVKFLRVPDTVSMCSFNNKRKVIRALRHAVRWDRSQFSVVYQPKINLTSKNLVGMEALLRWNNDKVGRIGPAEFIPIAETHKLIDDLLEIVLSLVCTQINIWKTQLQKDIRVSVNISPVQLNRINLIKEVKDTLDKHLIPYENVEIEVTEGTYLTPVAIDTIKKFSDEGFPISLDDFGKDYASFNRFLALPLNFLKIDKDFLKQCMEEEKGRRFINDIIKTCHKRNIQVIAEGIETQAQLNELIQSKCDIGQGYLFDKPMANPNLEKWYLTTI is encoded by the coding sequence TTGGCCGTAAAATTTTTAAGAGTCCCGGACACTGTATCAATGTGTTCCTTTAATAATAAAAGAAAAGTAATAAGAGCCTTAAGACATGCGGTGAGGTGGGATCGATCTCAGTTTTCAGTAGTGTATCAGCCAAAAATAAATTTAACCTCAAAAAACCTTGTGGGAATGGAAGCTTTGCTAAGGTGGAACAATGATAAAGTCGGAAGAATAGGTCCCGCAGAATTTATACCAATAGCTGAGACTCATAAGTTGATTGACGACCTATTAGAAATTGTTTTGAGCCTAGTCTGTACTCAAATAAACATTTGGAAGACCCAATTGCAAAAGGATATTCGGGTTAGTGTAAATATATCTCCAGTCCAGTTAAATAGGATTAATCTAATCAAAGAGGTTAAGGACACTTTGGATAAACATCTTATCCCTTACGAAAATGTGGAGATCGAGGTTACAGAAGGTACTTATCTAACTCCTGTAGCTATAGATACAATCAAAAAGTTTTCAGATGAAGGCTTTCCAATATCTTTAGATGATTTCGGTAAAGATTACGCATCATTTAATCGCTTCTTAGCTCTTCCTTTGAACTTTTTGAAGATTGATAAGGATTTCCTAAAACAGTGCATGGAAGAAGAAAAGGGGAGAAGGTTTATAAATGACATTATAAAGACATGTCATAAAAGAAATATACAAGTCATAGCTGAAGGGATTGAAACACAAGCCCAATTAAACGAACTAATTCAGTCAAAATGTGATATCGGTCAAGGATACCTTTTTGATAAACCCATGGCGAACCCAAATTTGGAAAAATGGTATTTAACTACTATCTAA